The Papaver somniferum cultivar HN1 chromosome 3, ASM357369v1, whole genome shotgun sequence genome includes a region encoding these proteins:
- the LOC113360459 gene encoding uncharacterized protein LOC113360459 — protein sequence MTTSTATPTTNATATPTTSTTQQTEVGSSSQAASHTNESETATPTSKGRAEAVEVGDSKKKHGRVRSSVWLEMTRIDDEWAECRYCHNKYKAHNDNNGTSGLRKHLNRCLKNPNRKKEKGQPSLLMPPPKPGQDGKLIAHTYNYDRLKNRYRRYRYKYSLVWQCENKEKLKRTNTCDECSHYQIV from the exons ATGACCACATCAACTGCAACTCCAACTACAAATGCAACTGCAACTCCAACTACAAGTACAACTCAACAAACAGAAGTTGGATCATCATCTCAAGCTGCATCTCACACAAATGAATCTGAAACTGCAACTCCAACAAGTAAAGGCAGAGCTGaagcagttgaagttggtgatagcAAAAAGAAGCACGGCAGAGTGAGATCATCTGTTTGGTTGGAAATGACTAGGATAGATGATGAATGGGCTGAATGCCGTTATTGCCACAATAAATACAAAGCTCACAATGACAATAATGGCACTTCTGGATTGCGAAAGCATTTGAATAGATGTCTAAAGAATCCTAACAGGAAGAAAGAAAAGGGACAACCATCTCTGTTGATGCCACCCCCAAAACCAGGTCAGGATGGTAAACttattgctcatacttacaatTATGATAGGTTAAAAAACCGGTACCGGCGGtacaggtacaagtacag CTTAGTTTGGCAatgtgaaaacaaagaaaaattgaagCGGACAAATACCTGCGACGAGTGCTCTCACTATCAAATAGTCTAG
- the LOC113360460 gene encoding uncharacterized protein LOC113360460, translating into MNEITKKNVFGEVVAHVHTIEFQKRGLPHMHALIFLEKSQKICTVEQVDKFVSAELPDEKENPILFDTVRKCMVHGPCGDRDLEWPCMREGKCTKNYPKKYNDATCLDGGGYPVYRRRDNGKEVIVRNRRKAYNTDVVPYNPHLSRMFNCHINVEVCAGIRAVKYINKYIYKGYDKTTVVVGPKDEVQMYIDARYIGPPEAAWRLYGYSMHKEHPHVERLAIHFPGKQKIIYESAGTIDDVAEKAENYKSTLMTYFEYYAENPTTPAYTYHKFPQHFVWLDDHNTLWTIRQQGANSFEQLKIVKGELHHTFKKACIALGVLADDGEWLECLEETGYPNRQPTEESIQDHLI; encoded by the exons ATGAATGAGATAACTAAAAAGAATGTGTTTGGAGAAGTTGTCGCACATGTGCACACCATAGAATTTCAGAAACGTGGACTGCCGCATATGCATGCGTTAATATTCTTGGAGAAGTCACAGAAAATATGTACGGTTGAACAGGTAGACAAATTTGTTTCAGCCGAACTTCCGGACGAGAAAGAAAACCCAATACTCTTTGATACAGTGAGGAAATGTATGGTGCACGGACCATGTGGTGATAGAGATCTAGAGTGGCCTTGCATGAGAGAAGGAAAATGTACTAAAAATTACCCAAAAAAATACAATGATGCTACGTGTTTAGATGGTGGAGGGTACCCAGTCTATCGGCGACGGGATAATGGAAAGGAAGTAATCGTTCGCAATAGACGCAAGGCATACAATACTGATGTTGTACCTTACAATCCACATTTATCGAGAATGTTCAACTGCCATATAAATGTTGAAGTATGTGCTGGCATAAGAGCAGTCAAGTACATAAATAAATACATCTACAAAGGATATGATAAAACAACAGTTGTTGTTGGACCAAAAGATGAGGTTCAAATGTATATAGATGCAAGGTATATTGGACCTCCTGAAGCTGCATGGCGTTTGTACGGTTATTCAATGCATAAGGAACATCCGCACGTCGAAAGATTGGCAATTCACTTTCCCGGGAAGCAAAAAATTATCTACGAATCAGCAGGGACAATAGACGATGTTGCGGAAAAAGCTGAGAACTATAAGTCAACGTTAATGACTTACTTTGAGTATTATGCTGAAAATCCAACAACACCCGCATATACGTACCACAAGTTCCCACAACACTTTGTGTGGCTTGATGACCACAACACTTTGTGGACAATTAGGCAACAGG GTGCCAATTCGTTTGAGCAACTAAAAATAGTGAAAGGAGAATTGCATCATACGTTCAAGAAAGCCTGCATTGCACTTGGAGTACTAGCAGATGATGGTGAATGGCTAGAATGTCTTGAAGAGACTGGATATCCAAACCGGCAACCAACTGAGGAATCTATTCAAGATCATCTTATCTGA